Proteins co-encoded in one Cupriavidus nantongensis genomic window:
- the glyS gene encoding glycine--tRNA ligase subunit beta codes for MSQPMTDSLLIELFTEELPPKALARLGDAFAQGLFAGLGERDLLEPGATVTPFATPRRLAALVSGVRRNAPDREQREKVLPLSVALGANGEPTAPLAKKLAALAKSVGVAEIDWQSLERASDGKAEAFFYRYTARGAELAAGLQATLEDTVAKLPIPKVMSYQRPDGSTVHFVRPAHSLIALFGAEILPVTLLGLQASNLTQGHRFLSHGAIEIRHANDYAQQLESAGRVVASYAERRERMRSALLQEAGADQVIMPEALLDEVNSLVEWPVVYACHFEEAFLAVPQECLILTMQTNQKYFALTDADGHLRNRFLIVSNLATETPQSIISGNERVVRPRLADAKFFFDQDRKKTLASRVPQLASVVYHNKIGTQLDRVQRLQQIAGHVADALNAAGVATDKAAAMRGAELAKADLLTDMVGEFPELQGTMGTYYARHDDEAEDVALACSEHYRPRFAGDALPANAVSTAVALADKLETLVGIWGIGLQPTGEKDPFALRRHALGILRMLIEKPLALSLSSLLAQTQQAFAGIAAVKPAPDAILDFLYDRVRGYLKDKGYTTNEVEAVVSLRPDQLHDILGRMEAVRTFAALPEAEALAAANKRITNILRKNTEPVGAVNPALFQEGAEGALHAAIERVRPAVEAAFASGDFTAALRDLAQLRDAVDQFFNDVMVMAEDAQLRANRLALLASLHALANRVADISKLAA; via the coding sequence ATGTCGCAACCCATGACCGACTCGCTGCTGATCGAACTGTTCACCGAAGAGCTGCCCCCCAAGGCGCTGGCGCGCCTGGGCGACGCCTTCGCGCAGGGCCTGTTCGCCGGCCTGGGCGAGCGCGACCTGCTCGAGCCGGGCGCCACCGTGACGCCGTTCGCCACCCCGCGCCGGCTGGCGGCGCTGGTCAGCGGCGTGCGCCGCAATGCGCCGGACCGCGAGCAGCGCGAGAAGGTCCTGCCGCTGTCGGTGGCGCTTGGCGCCAACGGCGAGCCGACCGCCCCGCTGGCCAAGAAGCTGGCCGCGCTGGCCAAGTCGGTCGGCGTTGCCGAGATCGACTGGCAGTCGCTCGAGCGCGCCTCCGACGGCAAGGCCGAGGCCTTCTTCTACCGCTATACCGCGCGCGGCGCCGAGCTGGCCGCGGGGCTGCAGGCCACGCTGGAAGACACCGTGGCGAAGCTGCCGATCCCCAAGGTCATGAGCTACCAGCGCCCGGACGGCAGCACGGTGCATTTCGTGCGCCCGGCGCACAGCCTGATCGCGCTGTTCGGCGCCGAGATCCTGCCGGTGACGCTGCTGGGGCTGCAGGCCAGCAACCTGACCCAGGGCCACCGCTTCCTGTCGCATGGCGCGATCGAGATCCGCCATGCCAACGACTATGCGCAGCAGCTGGAATCCGCCGGCCGCGTGGTCGCCAGCTATGCCGAGCGCCGCGAGCGCATGCGCAGCGCGCTGCTGCAGGAAGCCGGCGCCGACCAGGTGATCATGCCCGAGGCGCTGCTCGATGAAGTCAACTCGCTGGTGGAATGGCCGGTGGTGTACGCCTGCCATTTCGAGGAAGCTTTCCTGGCGGTGCCGCAGGAATGCCTGATCCTGACCATGCAGACCAACCAGAAGTACTTCGCGCTGACCGATGCCGACGGCCACCTGCGCAACCGCTTCCTGATCGTGTCGAACCTGGCCACCGAGACGCCGCAATCGATCATCAGCGGCAACGAGCGCGTGGTGCGCCCGCGCCTGGCCGACGCCAAGTTCTTCTTCGACCAGGACCGCAAGAAGACCCTGGCCTCGCGCGTGCCGCAGCTGGCCAGCGTGGTCTACCACAACAAGATCGGCACGCAGCTGGACCGCGTGCAGCGCCTGCAGCAGATCGCCGGCCATGTCGCCGATGCGCTCAACGCCGCCGGCGTGGCCACCGACAAGGCCGCGGCGATGCGCGGTGCCGAACTGGCCAAGGCCGACCTGCTGACCGACATGGTGGGCGAGTTCCCCGAGCTGCAAGGCACCATGGGCACCTACTACGCCCGCCACGACGACGAAGCCGAGGACGTGGCGCTGGCCTGCTCCGAACACTACCGCCCGCGCTTCGCCGGCGATGCGCTGCCGGCAAACGCGGTCAGCACCGCGGTGGCGCTGGCCGACAAGCTCGAGACCCTGGTCGGGATCTGGGGCATCGGCCTGCAGCCCACCGGCGAGAAGGACCCGTTCGCGCTGCGCCGCCACGCGCTCGGCATCCTGCGCATGCTGATCGAAAAGCCGCTGGCGCTGTCGCTGTCGTCGCTGCTGGCGCAGACCCAGCAGGCCTTTGCCGGCATCGCCGCGGTCAAGCCGGCGCCCGACGCCATCCTCGACTTCCTGTACGACCGCGTGCGCGGCTACCTGAAGGACAAGGGCTACACCACCAACGAAGTCGAGGCCGTGGTCAGCCTGCGCCCGGACCAGCTGCATGACATCCTGGGCCGCATGGAAGCGGTGCGCACCTTCGCCGCGCTGCCCGAGGCCGAAGCCCTGGCCGCCGCCAACAAGCGCATCACCAACATCCTGCGCAAGAACACCGAGCCGGTCGGCGCGGTGAACCCGGCGCTGTTCCAGGAAGGCGCCGAAGGCGCGCTGCACGCCGCGATCGAGCGCGTGCGCCCGGCGGTCGAGGCCGCCTTTGCCAGCGGCGACTTCACCGCCGCGCTGCGCGACCTGGCCCAGCTGCGCGACGCCGTCGACCAGTTCTTCAACGACGTGATGGTGATGGCCGAGGACGCGCAGTTGCGCGCCAACCGGCTGGCGCTGCTGGCCTCGCTGCATGCGCTGGCCAACCGCGTCGCCGACATCTCCAAGCTGGCCGCCTGA
- the glyQ gene encoding glycine--tRNA ligase subunit alpha produces MLTFQQMILTLQAYWDRQGCALLQPIDLEVGAGTSHVHTFLRAIGPEPWRAAYVQPSRRPKDGRYGENPNRLQHYYQYQVVLKPAPENILELYLGSLEALGLDLKQNDIRFVEDDWENPTLGAWGLGWEVWLNGMEVTQFTYFQQVGGIDCKPITGEITYGIERLAMYLQKVENVYDLVWTEWVENGETRRLTYGDVYHQNEVEQSTYNFEHSNTEILFRHFAEHEGEARRLMGTGDGAEPGQDTGTRLALPAYEQVLKAAHTFNLLDARGAISVTERAAYIGRIRNLSRQVAQAYYDSREALGFPMCGQRDGARA; encoded by the coding sequence ATGCTGACCTTCCAACAAATGATTCTGACCCTGCAGGCCTACTGGGACCGGCAGGGCTGCGCGCTGTTGCAACCCATCGATCTGGAGGTCGGCGCCGGCACTTCCCACGTACACACCTTCCTGCGCGCGATCGGCCCCGAGCCGTGGCGGGCCGCCTACGTGCAGCCGTCGCGGCGCCCCAAGGACGGCCGCTACGGCGAGAACCCGAACCGGCTGCAGCACTACTACCAGTACCAGGTGGTGCTCAAGCCCGCGCCGGAGAACATCCTGGAGCTGTACCTGGGCTCGCTCGAGGCGCTCGGCCTGGACCTGAAGCAGAACGACATCCGCTTCGTCGAGGACGACTGGGAAAACCCCACGCTGGGCGCCTGGGGCCTGGGCTGGGAAGTCTGGCTCAACGGCATGGAGGTGACCCAGTTCACCTACTTCCAGCAGGTGGGCGGCATCGACTGCAAGCCCATCACCGGCGAAATCACCTACGGCATCGAACGCCTGGCGATGTACCTGCAGAAGGTCGAGAACGTCTACGACCTGGTCTGGACCGAGTGGGTCGAGAACGGCGAGACGCGCCGCCTGACCTATGGCGACGTGTACCACCAGAACGAGGTGGAGCAATCCACCTACAACTTCGAGCACAGCAACACCGAAATCCTGTTCCGCCATTTCGCCGAGCACGAGGGCGAGGCCAGGCGGCTGATGGGCACTGGCGACGGCGCTGAGCCCGGCCAGGACACCGGCACGCGCCTGGCGCTGCCGGCCTACGAACAGGTGCTCAAGGCCGCGCACACCTTCAACCTGCTCGATGCGCGCGGCGCGATCTCGGTCACCGAGCGCGCGGCGTATATCGGCCGCATCCGCAACCTGTCGCGCCAGGTGGCGCAGGCCTACTACGACTCGCGCGAAGCGCTCGGCTTCCCGATGTGCGGCCAGCGCGACGGAGCGCGGGCATGA